The Planctomycetota bacterium genome has a window encoding:
- a CDS encoding class I SAM-dependent methyltransferase, with protein sequence MEEVNCILCSKPGEPAFEKADKFPPHERFRVVRCAACGLRWVSPRPSPAEIGRYYPDTYSWKPETPGPEGLVHRLERAYRFHLLRFETRSMLRRTDLAPGDRVLDVGCGSGDRLLVMKEAGLEPAGVEITPAADYARERLGLDVRRGTLEEAAFDAGAFRAVTLHNVLEHVHDPRSVLAEARRVLAANGWLVVQVPNARSLQARLFGRRWAALDAPRDLYYHTPATLGRLLESAGFAVRSVAHRTSFLHPPTAAISLLPWTDPQRFWAAEQQGG encoded by the coding sequence ATGGAAGAAGTCAATTGCATCCTCTGCAGCAAGCCAGGCGAGCCCGCCTTCGAGAAGGCCGACAAGTTCCCGCCCCACGAGCGGTTCCGCGTCGTGCGGTGCGCGGCCTGCGGCCTTCGGTGGGTCAGCCCGCGCCCGTCGCCCGCCGAGATCGGCCGATACTATCCCGACACCTACAGTTGGAAGCCCGAGACGCCAGGCCCCGAGGGCCTCGTCCATCGGCTCGAGCGCGCGTACCGGTTTCACCTGCTGCGCTTTGAGACGCGCTCGATGCTTCGGCGCACGGACCTTGCGCCGGGCGACAGGGTTCTGGACGTCGGCTGCGGGAGCGGCGACCGGTTGCTCGTGATGAAGGAGGCGGGCCTGGAGCCGGCGGGCGTCGAAATTACGCCCGCCGCGGACTACGCCCGCGAGCGCCTCGGCCTGGACGTGCGGCGCGGAACGCTCGAAGAGGCGGCCTTCGACGCCGGTGCGTTCCGGGCCGTCACGCTCCACAACGTCCTGGAACACGTGCACGATCCGCGGTCGGTCCTGGCGGAGGCGCGGCGCGTGCTGGCGGCCAACGGTTGGCTCGTGGTCCAGGTGCCGAACGCGCGGAGCCTGCAGGCGCGCCTGTTCGGGCGGCGGTGGGCGGCGCTGGATGCCCCGCGCGACCTTTACTACCATACGCCGGCGACGCTGGGTCGGCTCCTGGAGTCGGCGGGCTTCGCGGTCCGGAGCGTGGCCCATCGGACGAGTTTTCTGCATCCGCCGACCGCCGCCATCAGCCTCCTGCCCTGGACGGACCCGCAGCGGTTCTGGGCGGCGGAGCAACAGGGCGGC
- a CDS encoding DegT/DnrJ/EryC1/StrS family aminotransferase, with protein sequence MTIPVFRPSYGEEEFEAVRKVMASGWVGLGPKTAEFEKKFAEYLGVKHAVALNSGTAALHLAMIAAEVEGREVITTPLTFVSTNHAILYAGARPVFADVEEASGNMDPESVAKRVTKKTRAIVCVHYGGRPCKMEPLRQIAEKHGLILIEDTAHGCGGEWRGRKLGAIGDLGCFSFHAVKNLATGEGGMLVTNDAETDRRLRRLRWCGITKDTWSREAKADTQYSWYYDVVELGFKCHLNDIPAAIGLVQLKRLDAMNAQRAAWARRYDEALADLDWIQRPVAEPDTKPAWHNYAVQTDHRDGLNAALAERDISTGVHYIPNNHYAMYKQCRGPTPVCERIWKRLLTLPLYPDLTEEDFGRVVDAICAFGREKGLNA encoded by the coding sequence ATGACGATCCCGGTGTTTCGCCCCAGTTACGGCGAGGAGGAGTTCGAGGCCGTCCGGAAGGTGATGGCGTCCGGCTGGGTCGGCCTCGGACCGAAGACCGCCGAGTTCGAGAAAAAGTTTGCCGAGTACCTTGGCGTCAAGCACGCCGTGGCCTTGAACAGCGGCACCGCGGCGCTGCACCTGGCGATGATCGCCGCCGAGGTCGAGGGCCGCGAGGTCATCACGACGCCCCTGACGTTCGTCTCGACGAACCACGCCATTCTCTACGCGGGCGCCAGGCCCGTCTTCGCCGACGTCGAAGAGGCGAGCGGCAACATGGACCCCGAGTCGGTCGCCAAACGCGTCACGAAGAAGACGCGGGCGATCGTGTGCGTCCACTACGGCGGCCGGCCGTGCAAGATGGAGCCGCTTCGCCAGATCGCGGAGAAACATGGTCTTATCTTGATTGAAGATACTGCCCACGGATGCGGGGGCGAATGGCGCGGGCGGAAACTCGGCGCGATCGGCGACCTCGGGTGCTTCTCCTTCCACGCCGTCAAGAACCTCGCCACCGGCGAGGGCGGCATGCTGGTCACCAACGATGCCGAAACCGACCGGCGCCTCCGCCGCCTCCGATGGTGCGGCATCACGAAGGACACCTGGAGCCGTGAGGCCAAGGCCGACACCCAGTACTCGTGGTACTACGACGTCGTGGAACTCGGATTCAAGTGCCACCTGAACGACATCCCGGCGGCGATCGGCCTGGTGCAACTTAAGCGACTGGACGCGATGAACGCGCAGCGTGCGGCGTGGGCGCGGCGCTACGACGAGGCTCTGGCCGACCTGGATTGGATCCAGCGTCCCGTCGCCGAACCGGACACGAAACCCGCCTGGCACAACTACGCCGTCCAGACGGACCACCGCGACGGGCTGAACGCGGCGCTGGCGGAGCGCGACATATCGACCGGCGTCCATTACATTCCGAACAACCATTACGCGATGTACAAGCAGTGCCGGGGGCCGACCCCCGTCTGCGAACGGATCTGGAAACGCCTGCTGACGCTCCCCCTCTATCCGGACCTCACGGAAGAGGATTTCGGCCGGGTGGTCGACGCCATTTGCGCCTTCGGCCGCGAGAAGGGCCTGAACGCATAG